The DNA region TGTCCCGCATGGCCTTCTGGCTCCACTTGTGGTTGGCGGCCGCCGCCAGGTGCCCGCGGTCGAAGCCGCTGCCGCGGTAGTCGGCGTTGGTGGCGCGGTGATACTCGTGCACCGAGTCGTCCTCCTGGAAGTCGCAGGCGGCGCGGTCCGAGGCGCCGCTCAGCGTGTCCCGGTTGAGCTGCTCGATGACCCAGAGCGCGCTGCGGCTCCGCGGGTCGTAGCACAGCACGTAGGACTCGCGGCTCCGCAGCTGCGCCAGCCCGGGCAGCCCGTACTTGCTGAGCTCGGTGCGCCCCGAGCCCGGCGGGGCCGGCAGGTCGGCCGCGGACACGGCGGGCAGCACGGGCAGCACGGGCAGCCGGGCCAGCAGCCCTTCGGCCGCCTCGCCCCGCGGATCCGGGGAATCCCGGCGGTGCCGGGGGGCCAGAgccgcccccagccccgcgcCCACCGCGAACGGCAGCGCCCAGCGCGCCCGCAGCATGGCCGTGCCGGTGGGGACCGCCCCCCGGGCGCTTAAAAcgggccgcggccgcgccgggggCGGCCGCGATGCGGCGGCGGCATCGCCGCTTTAAGGCAGCGCGCGCACGGCGCGGGTGGGGGGACAGCGCGGACACCGCGATCCCGGGATGGGAGCGGGAAAGGATTTACCGGGAATGACGGGACACAAAACAGAAGCACTCAGCGGTCAGCGAGGCGAAGGACCCGCGCTCACACCGCGGCCGAAGGCGCCCGCGGGTGCTCCCGGAGGAAAGGCACCGCTCCCGCgcttgggaagggaaagcaaaaccacctcgggaaggaggaggtggctgGGCCCCAAGACTCGGACGGCCCGGCCCAGCCGCTCACACTATGGACACGACAGCCCAAACTCCGGTCACGGCACCGGGAGAGGTTTGCACGAAGTCACCCCGTTTAGTTAGGGAAGCGTTAtaaaaatagtgtttaaaaAGAAGCGTAGAGGAAGGAGTTTTAGAGTGATGAAGTGTTCACTACACGCTGTTCTGGCAATTCTTTCCAagcaaggtgaaaaaaaaaatgctatctcttcctttctttgggGAAAGGGCGTTTTAGAGGAGTGCCCCAAACAGCTAAAACAAAGACTGACAGGAAAACAGCCTCTGCTTCCCTAGACCCCTAAAGCAACTTCTGGCCTTCATTCTACTCACTGCCGAAATGTGAATGAATAATTCCAGTCTAGGTCACACAAATCAGTCCTTTGAGTGACCACCGACAACAACTTCATCTCTAGTACCCTCTTGCTTCTACCTGATTGAGGAAGCCACAGTTTCCTGAATTCCAGAGACATCCAGGTAGAGCAGACCTgtccctcccagggaaggctCATCCTACCCCACACCCAGCACAGTGTCTTGTCGACACCTCCCACCTCAAAGAACTGCTCCCTCAGCCAaccctgctgcttctgcagcaggTCAGGattgaaagaaagcagaagtggAAACATCTCAAGGCTGGAGTAGTTGTTACTTGGTCACACAAGAAAGGAACCACTATTTAAGCATCATCTCAtctcaacaacaacaaaaataaatcaccaaAAGCCTTTGAGGAATGAAGCCAAGGGATTCATGAGGAGATTCAAAAGCTGgtaataaagacttttttttctcccctcagttTTGCTCttaaaggaaggagaaagtgtTGGAGTAAAGAATTAAGGTCCCCAGTCACTGAAAAGTCAACTCCTTTCAACAGCAGGACAGAAGTCCTACCacacaagagggaaaaaaggaggaatagAAAGCAGCTTTTTATGTGGGAACCAGCCTGTCTGGGTTTAAAGATGTTCCAAGCTCCCCTCAAAGAACTCAATCAATTTAGCAGCCATAGTCTGGATAAGGCTACAAAATTTATCCCAGAGAACCTTTCCAGCAGCCAAAGCTCTCATCACATCCCTTTAAACCACTGCAGACTCCTTTCTAAGGCAGCTACTGTCACCCCCCCAAGGTAAGGTGCCACAACATGAGCCCTGGGGCACCAAGGAAGGGAGAAGACAGCAAAGCACCCACACTCAACAGCCACCTGCACgtcccctctgccttccctgagTGTGTGAAACgctcctgcccaggcaggtCACCCCCAGGGCACAAAGCTACTCTGAAAATGTGCAAAGTTCACCACCAAGTAATGCTTTCATCCTGATTTGTCTGCTGCTTCCTCAAGGTTACTTTAAGGAGACCTCCAGCTGTTCAGAGCAGGAACCTCCATGGATGGCCCCACTACCAGTGAGAAAATCCAGCATAAGGATTGAGTCCCCCTGCATTTGCCAGGGGGACTCAAAGTGGACAGCCCAGGCCAGATATTCAGGGAGGTGAGAGCAGAGCTTGTACATGGAatgggagagctgcagcagcatttaGAGCACTTCTGAGGCAGAAGTGTTTGGAGAAGATCCAATTCTGCCACAGAGTGTGACCCCCTCTGGTTCTACATTTGGAGAGAACCTCCCAGGTGGTTGTTTGGCCACACAAGGTCTGGCCAACAGCCTCCCTAATGCAGGTACCCCGAGAGCTGAGTCCATGGGACCACCTGGAACAGCTCAGAAAGAAGAACATCCATCCAGTGACTAGAGCAGACATTATAGAGCTGTCCTGGTCTACCTATCCCATTTTCCTTGGAGGAAAACTGTACCCTCTAGAAAAGATTGCAGCAGAGAGGGATAGTGTTGCCACAGGTATTAATTACAGATTGCTTTAAACCTTCAGTTGCTCTTGCAACACAGCAGCAACACCTGGCTGCACCTGTGGTACTTGAGCATCTTCTGAAGAGGCAGAGATTGCTTGGGATTGCCAACAAGAACACAGGTACATGCACCAACCTGTCCTGCAGTCTCCCCACACACCTTTGTGAGATTTACAGCAGCCTGTGAAGAACTGGCCTTCAGTGAAGGGAACGACACCAGTAAGAAAAGCTGAAGGCTGCCCACATCCCTCCTGCTAGGGTGACTCTAGGCCAGCAGTAGCTTAAGTAGGTCTAACAAAAGACTGACCTTTAACAAGTTAAACCCATAAATACCAAAGACTGCAGTGTGAAAGAGCCACACAGAGgtgagccagcacagcacagaaagaaagggaaaaagcacaCTGGATTAGTGTTCACTAAAGAGATTCTGCACCACCCAAGCACCTGAGTGCTGGCACTGTCTCCCTCTGAGGTTCAGGGTTTCTGCTCAGCTCGACAGTGGGGCAGGTCAGCAGTTCCCTCTGTAGTGTGTCTCAGTCCATGTTCACCTGAGCCTGCTTGACTGTATCTGAAGTACAGCAGGTTTCTCTCAGGAGGAACAAGTGTCCAACTCagggctgattccaacaggacCAGCACACAGCTGTGGATCAGCCCCAGCAGTCACTAATAACAGGTTCTTGTGTAGCTGCTGAATTGTGCCAGAAAAGGACTCTTATTTAGGTCAGAACTGTTACCACATCTCTTCCTGGCAAGAAGTACTTTGAGACAATACCAAGGTTAGTGTGACCAGAGCTCAATGCAGGGTAGTATTATGTGAGCCACTGAGGCAGAAAACCCCAGTGCTGTGCCTGCAATGACAcatttgtctttctgtcttCATTGCACATGATCAGGTGcctttttcttgtgtttcaggATCCTGATTGTAGCTGGATATGCTCCAGTTCAGAGCCAGGAAAGCAGCCTGAGGCCCCCCTGCAGCAACAATCCTGCTCTAAGGCTGTGCGTAGTAAGGCTTGACTTGGAACTACACTCAGGGATTAAAACCACCAGTCTTGATTTCAGGGAGACCTCGTTGATAAGGCGGTTCTGGATTCAGGCAGTTTGAGTGCACAAAGCCACCAGCTGTCACCATGTCCTCCCATCTCACCTTCCCAAGTCCTTTTCCCAGGCAAAGGGGTCCAATCACCAGAAACTGATTCCATCTTCCTCTTCACACACCTCAGGGATGGCCAAGTGCAGACACGAGGGAGGAGAATCCAGAAGTTACTTGAATGGCAGACAGTGTGACCTCAGTGGAATACATTCTGTTCACAGGAGGAAGATCCTTCTATGTTCACCCACCAAAATTCATTGGACTCAGTCTGTCCTTTCCCCATCCGAAGTTACTCCAAGTGTTACTTCCATGATACAGGAGTCCATCCCTTCAGGGATATGCAGACAGAAggtttctttctctccaaacttaaagtcattaaaaaaaaatacaaagaactGCTTTTGGCAGCAAAGAGGCATTGAGACTTGGAAAAATCTGGAGTGCAGGACCCAAGTAGATGGGGAAGTAATCAGTCTGTGACCTAATAAATAGAGTAGAAGGAAGTCTTCAAGGTGGCCATTAGCCCAAACAAAACCTGAAGTCCTGCAGGGACCACGAAGAGCTTTAGTGCACCACACTCCATGGAGGCATCTCCTGGGATCCactgccacagcttctctgacaCCTTTTGTTAGGCCCATGGACTATTTGGAATCCTGAAGTTCCTTTGCCTTCTTCAAAATCAGATGGACATCAGAGATAGGATAATCCTGTGGCAAAGAAACAAAGGGATTTCAGTGACCAGCCAGCACTCCTGGTACAGACTGTTGGACTGAAGCAGAGCAAACCTTGACAACAACATTCTTGGCCTATAATAACACACTGCCACATTCAGTTACTCCCTTAACAGCTACAGTTTCCTGTTTTGTAACT from Chiroxiphia lanceolata isolate bChiLan1 chromosome 21, bChiLan1.pri, whole genome shotgun sequence includes:
- the ENDOG gene encoding endonuclease G, mitochondrial yields the protein MLRARWALPFAVGAGLGAALAPRHRRDSPDPRGEAAEGLLARLPVLPVLPAVSAADLPAPPGSGRTELSKYGLPGLAQLRSRESYVLCYDPRSRSALWVIEQLNRDTLSGASDRAACDFQEDDSVHEYHRATNADYRGSGFDRGHLAAAANHKWSQKAMRDTFYLSNIAPQNPHLNQNAWNNLEKYCRSLAKHNRNVYVCTGPLFLPRTEADGKMYVKYQVIGKNNVAVPTHFFKVLILEKESGEIELRSYVMPNSPVDEKIPLERFLVPIESIERASGLLFVPNILRRTSNLKAITAGSRS